A genomic region of Miscanthus floridulus cultivar M001 chromosome 3, ASM1932011v1, whole genome shotgun sequence contains the following coding sequences:
- the LOC136542832 gene encoding uncharacterized protein, with protein sequence MSARIDLNNTAGSASASQTLAPAPPKRGRGRPRKNPPPPAHPRPPDPDTPMVGGFAPGDMVWGKKLNHAAWPGLIYSAGGNGTGHEGQLLVSYFGDKAFAWCDAAELRPYEPYFPVAELYDGSGEDFDAAVEASLDEFSRRIEAALASAARPFAPADFLASLHDLAADRMGFTNSVQAAVAKAHLRAFDAFRALPDPPQYTLELGLLPHIPLPPPNPKAAADADTTPASRRGRKRKEELVKDYDSDEDWDPRKRGATDSDSDVDFDGRRGSRGRGSGGGGGGGSGAPRGRPRGRPRKTDACRDPAPPLKDDDDGIQDKLEYPSAAEMLLQLLSVAADPVNGNYDSAPVIVSFFSKHKDSEAPSVYEDKELLETFGCKKGRKKSIVSLGPATKSEAGDDKDQFMSADGQRGRRKSAGSLYSARKAEDSYWCDIIISDFDDGDSDYEGRKRKRPSQNTNRSVNKKMKQEEQPPQGAPSDVKNGAPTYPSS encoded by the coding sequence ATGTCCGCCCGCATCGACCTCAACAACACCGCCGGATCCGCCTCCGCCTCCCAAACCCTGGCGCCAGCGCCACCCaagcgcggccgcggccgcccccGCAAGAACCCCCCGCCTCCCGCTCACCCGCGCCCTCCGGATCCCGACACCCCCATGGTCGGCGGCTTCGCTCCGGGCGACATGGTCTGGGGAAAGAAGCTCAACCACGCCGCCTGGCCGGGCCTCATCTACTCCGCCGGAGGGAACGGCACCGGCCACGAGGGCCAGCTCCTCGTCTCCTACTTCGGCGACAAGGCCTTCGCCTGGTGCGACGCCGCCGAGCTTAGGCCCTACGAGCCCTACTTCCCCGTCGCCGAGCTATACGACGGCAGCGGCGAGGACTTCGACGCCGCCGTCGAGGCCTCCCTCGACGAGTTCTCCCGCCGCATCGAGGCCGCCCTCGCCTCCGCCGCCCGCCCCTTTGCCCCTGCCGATTTCCTCGCCTCGCTCCACGATCTCGCCGCGGATCGCATGGGCTTCACCAACAGCGTGCAGGCCGCCGTCGCCAAGGCGCATCTCAGAGCCTTCGACGCCTTCAGGGCTCTGCCGGACCCACCTCAGTACACCTTGGAGCTCGGTCTACTCCCACACATCCCGCTCCCGCCACCCAATCCTAAGGCTGCCGCGGATGCCGACACCACCCCCGCTTCCAGGAGGGGCAGGAAGAGGAAGGAGGAACTCGTCAAGGACTACGACTCCGATGAGGACTGGGACCCCAGGAAGAGGGGTGCCACCGACTCTGATTCCGATGTGGATTTCGACGGCAGGAGAGGATCCAGGGGCaggggcagtggcggcggcggcggcggtggcagtggCGCGCCCCGTGGCAGGCCTCGAGGGAGGCCCAGGAAAACAGATGCCTGCAGGGACCCTGCACCACCGCtcaaggacgacgacgacggcattCAAGACAAACTTGAGTATCCATCGGCTGCTGAGATGTTGCTGCAGCTTTTGTCGGTCGCCGCTGATCCTGTAAATGGCAATTATGACTCTGCTCCTGTGATTGTTAGCTTCTTCTCAAAGCACAAGGACTCCGAGGCGCCTAGTGTATATGAAGATAAAGAGTTGCTTGAGACTTTTGGTTGCAAGAAGGGTAGGAAAAAGTCCATCGTAAGCTTGGGCCCAGCTACAAAGTCTGAAGCCGGCGATGATAAGGATCAGTTCATGTCTGCGGATGGTCAGAGGGGCCGGAGGAAGTCTGCTGGGAGCTTGTACTCAGCTAGAAAGGCTGAAGATTCATATTGGTGTGATATCATCATCAGCGATTTCGACGACGGAGATAGTGACTATGAAGGTCGCAAGAGGAAGCGGCCCTCTCAGAATACTAACAGGAGTGTCAATAAGAAGATGAAGCAGGAGGAGCAGCCACCTCAAGGAGCCCCATCGGATGTGAAAAATGGGGCTCCTACATATCCTTCATCTTAA
- the LOC136542833 gene encoding probable sugar phosphate/phosphate translocator At3g11320, with product MTGKDAGGGGKGRLFTVGLVTAWYSSNIGVLLLNKYLLSNYGFKYPIFLTMCHMSACSLFSYAAIAWLRIVPMQLPRSRLQLAKIAALSLVFCASVVSGNISLRYLPVSFNQAVGATTPFFTAVFAYLMTVKRESFLTYLALVPVVTGVIIASGGEPSFNLFGFIMCVGATAARALKTVLQGILMSSDGEKINSMNLLMYMAPIAVLLLVPATIFMEDNVIAITIQLAKKDINIIWYLLFNSSLAYFVNLTNFLVTKHTSALTLQVLGNAKGAVAVVISILIFRNPVSITGMLGYTLTVIGVLLYSEAKKRTKQ from the exons ATGACGGGCAAggatgccggcggcggcggcaagggccgcCTCTTCACGGTGGGCCTTGTCACGGCGTGGTACTCGTCCAACATCGGGGTTCTGCTGCTCAACAAGTACCTGCTCAGCAACTACGGCTTCAAGTATCCCATCTTCCTCACCATGTGCCACATGTCTGCCTGCTCCCTCTTCTCCTACGCCGCCATCGCCTGGCTCCGCATCGTACCCATGCAGCTCCCGCGCTCCCGCCTCCAGCTCGCCAAGATCGCCGCGCTCAGCCTCGTCTTCTGCGCCTCCGTCGTCTCAGGCAACATCTCCCTCCGCTACCTGCCCGTCTCCTTCAACCAGGCTGTCGGCGCCACCACCCCCTTCTTCACCGCCGTCTTCGCCTACCTCATGACCGTCAAGCGCGAGTCCTTCCTCACCTACCTCGCGCTCGTGCCCGTCGTCACCGGTGTCATCATCGCCAGCGGC GGCGAGCCCAGCTTTAATCTGTTTGGGTTCATCATGTGTGTTGGAGCAACTGCTGCGAGGGCACTCAAGACGGTCTTGCAAGGGATTCTTATGTCTTCTGATGG GGAGAAGATTAATTCCATGAACCTGCTCATGTACATGGCGCCAATCGCTGTTCTTCTCTTGGTCCCTGCAACTATCTTCATGGAGGATAATGTTATTGCCATTACGATACAACTGGCCAAGAAGGACATCAACATAATTTGGTACCTGCTCTTCAACTCTTCCTTGGCCTACTTCGTGAATCTGACCAACTTCCTGGTGACAAAGCATACCAGTGCATTAACCCTACAG GTCCTGGGCAACGCAAAAGGAGCGGTTGCAGTTGTGATCTCCATCTTGATATTCAGGAACCCGGTGTCTATAACTGGGATGCTGGGCTACACGCTGACTGTCATAGGGGTGCTTCTTTACAGTGAAGCTAAGAAGCGAACCAAGCAATGA